A window of the Actinobacillus genomosp. 1 genome harbors these coding sequences:
- a CDS encoding LysE family translocator encodes MNDIVNYWGFLTACILLNLTPGSDTIYILTRTIAEGKKAGLMSSFGILTGFFVHILAVSVGLAQIIAHSPTLFALLKYAGAGYLGWLGIKMWREPFLIHQVNLDKLPLWQIYRQGLLTNLLNPKVILFFLALLPQFVASHVESTFLPFFLLGLTSLSTTTIWVVILVFAAYPLGNLLRSNPKIGASMNKICGTIFIALAIKIGLE; translated from the coding sequence ATGAACGATATTGTCAATTATTGGGGATTTTTGACCGCTTGTATCCTGCTGAATCTTACCCCGGGTTCCGATACGATTTATATTCTCACGCGTACGATTGCCGAAGGAAAAAAAGCCGGTTTAATGTCCTCATTTGGTATTTTGACGGGGTTCTTTGTACATATTTTGGCGGTATCGGTCGGACTGGCGCAAATTATTGCCCATTCTCCCACTCTGTTCGCCTTGTTAAAATATGCTGGCGCAGGGTATTTAGGTTGGCTCGGTATTAAAATGTGGCGAGAACCGTTTTTAATCCATCAAGTCAATTTGGATAAATTACCGTTATGGCAAATTTATCGTCAAGGTTTGCTCACCAACTTATTGAACCCGAAAGTTATTCTATTCTTTTTAGCATTATTGCCGCAATTCGTGGCAAGTCATGTAGAAAGTACTTTTTTGCCTTTTTTCTTATTGGGATTAACCTCGCTTTCAACCACGACGATTTGGGTCGTTATATTAGTCTTTGCCGCTTATCCGCTTGGAAATTTGCTACGAAGCAATCCGAAAATAGGCGCATCAATGAATAAAATTTGCGGCACAATCTTTATCGCTTTGGCGATAAAAATCGGATTAGAATAG